GAATTTGACCTCGGGCCCAGAGATGCAGCCAACGGCCTGCGCCGCGACGTTGAGGCCAGCTTCTTCGAGCGCTTGCTTCATATTGCCCCCGCTAATGGCGGTGTGCAAAAGGTTCGCTGCTTGCGACTCGCACTCGATCACCATTGATGCTGCATCGGCCAGTTCGCCCAGCCCCGGAATGAAACCGAGCAAACCGACCGCCGTGGCGGTCCAATCAAGCACCTTCGAGCCCACTTTGGCCACGCCGTCGAGCGCATGCATGAGGGCCCCGCCGTTCTTCTTGTGAGATTTAATGTCGGGCTGGTCGGCCACGCCTGCCATCATGTCCGCGACAGCGCTCTGATCGGCAACGGTCTTGGGGAGGTGGGTCTTTGTCTGCTGGACGGTGTGGTTCGCAGCCGACATGTTGCTGTAGAAGTGCGTAAAGTCGTTGCTGCTGATATTGCCGGAATCGACCGTATGCCCGCCGCCGAAGTCGAAGAACTTGTGATGGGTCTTGTAGCCCGTAATCGAATTGTTTAGCAGGCCGAACAACACGGGATCAGAGAGCAGCTGTGACGCCGCTTGTCGTACCTTCGGGTCGAGAGTTTTGTCGCCCACCATGCTCGCCAACTTCTCTCGTGTCAGGACGCCGCCCCCGAAGAAGGCATCCTGATTCTTGTTGATCGTGCCGAGCGTGTCCAGCTCGCTTTGCGAGAGGTTCATCGACGACGAGGCGACTTGCAGGAAGTCTTCCTTGTGGACTTTATCAATCGCGCCACCGTACAACTGCTTCCAGTTGTCCGGATGGTCGAGGAAGTATTGGGCCGCCGCGATCACCTGGGGCGGACACTTGCCGGATTGGGCGTTGCCGTCGACGATCCCCTTGAAATCGTCCAGGCTCAAATTCTTGGGCAGGTAGTCAGAATACTTGTACAGCTCGCGCAATGCATCACTCAAGGTCATGACCGACGGTTGTCCATTCCCGGTGCCGTCGGATGGAATATAGTTCTGCTCGTAGCTGTGCGCCTGCTGCTCCTGGAATGTAGCAACCTGCGAGTGGCTGTCGGAAAACTCGGACAGATCCTTGTCCTTGATCTTGCCTCCGCAGCGGCCGTCGCCTTGGGAGCCAATCGCGTAGAAGAGCTCTGGGTCGCGCCGCAATCCGTTGATCGCCTCCTTCAGATCCGGCGGCGTCGACGGATCGTTGGCCTTGTCTGCCAGCGAGTCCCAGCTGAGCGGGCATTGGTCCTTGTGCCGGTTCAACACTGCCACGATCTGCAACTCGGCAATGGTCAGCGTGCCGCCATTCCACGTGATCCTCGAGCTTGGCACCGGAGCGGTCGGTAGATCTGCAGGCTCAGCCGTCGCCGATGTGCCGCTTGAGGAGGGAAGGGGCTCGCCCCGCTCCATTGCCTCGATCGCCGCCTTCACCTGCGCGGGCAGGTGGTCCAGCGGATCCTCTGGCATAGGCAGCTTTGGGTGCAGTAGGTCCGGTGACGGGGGGGGCGCGTCGGCTTGGTCGTCCCGCGCGCAAACGGACACCATTGCCGCGAATGTCGAAGGTTCCCCTTGCCGAATCTGGTCGGGCGTGTGCGCGGAAGGTCCTAACGCCGACAGAGCTGGATTTGCACTGGCTGGTAGCGAAAAGTTATTGAGCTGCATGTGAGTACATTTCCATTGCGGTCAACGGGCGGGATCGGCGGTTAGAGATCAAGGCTACGTGATAGGCACACAAGCTTTCGACAAGCTGACGAGTCTCAGAATCAAAGAAGGCTTGCGCAGCGCCGCGCGGCCATCTTGATTTCTCCAGGCGGCGCTGAGTGTTCGTCTCCGGCCGCGCACATGCGGCATGACGCTCGCCTGATGTGGCATGCTGGAAGCATAAGGCCCCTCCGGTCATCCAGTTGCAAATGACCATCGTCGAGGAGCCGCAAACAACATCACCACCGAGTCTCGCGTCGGCATTTCCGACTGCGCGTGGTTGCGTCTGCGCCTCGCCATTCACCATCGAGCGCGCGATTCGCAAATATGACGATGTGTGAGCATGGCAATGTGTGAGCGGATCGAGCGAAGTCTGTCGGGCGCTCGTCGGAGATGTTGTAGAGCCTAAAAGGCGCGGCCGAGAACGCGCGCGGTGGCGGATCCCGCATGTACCCGCGAATCCGTCCTCTCACCTCGGCGGTGAAGTTGAATGAGATAGTTTCCCGATCCGTCCTTCGACGTCAGCTTCTCGACAGCTAATCCCGTTAGCGTAAGCAACGTGGATCGCTCGGTAGGTGATGCCACCTTTCTGATGGAACTAAAATGAGAGGCACCAGATGGCAGGCGCAATCGAAAGCGTGGTTCGTACCACTTCTGATAGTGGCAGCTCGCAGTCTGCAGCTGATCGTCAAAACTTAGAATCGGCTTTTGGTTCGGTTCTTAACATGGTCGCGATTCAGTGTGTGGAGCGAAACATGGCAAATCTTCACGAAGCCGTATCTGAAACAGATGAGGATTCCTGACGTCGAAATCTCCGACGTCAGGGGTGTGTCGCCATTCGTGGCGGCAGGTTCAAAACAGAAGGTGAGCGATATGACGAAAATAACTAGTGCCAGCTCTTCTCATGCTGACCATGACAACCATGACAGCAAGGTTGATAACAAGACTGCTACCAAGCCCGGAGATTCCGGTGGCGGGGCCCCAGCGCCTGGCGCTGCGCCTGGGGCTGGGGCTGCCGCATCTGGGCCTGGGGCTGTGCTCGATCAGGTTGGTGGGGCGGCGACCTTCGAGGCGCTGATCGCACAGTTGAAGGCTGTTAATCAGCAAGCCATGGTGCAGGACATGCGGTTGCGTGCGCTGTCGACCGAGCTATCGAGTGAGAGGAAGGCGGCGAGCGAGCGGGCTAGCGGCTGACCCTGGAAGGCGGGGCGAGTCTTCGCTCCGCTTTTTCCGTCGTGGCGGCGATGTGAGGCGCGCAGCCTGGCAATGCGCCGTGCCGCAATCGCCTGTCGTGCTCCTTGGTTCGGAGGATTGTCCGTGGATGAGGCTGCTGCCTCCTTGCATTTCGAGGTGCTATCTGGGCTTTATGCCGGTCTAAGCGGAAAGGCGGCTGCCGGAGCGAGCCTTATCGGTAGTGGCCTTGACGCAGATATGGTCTTCGTCGAGCAAGGGCTTGAGCCGCATCACCTTCGTATCGCGCTTGTTGGGAATTCAATCGAGATTGAGGCTCTTGCAGCCGTAAGCGCCCCAGAGGGCGAAGAGGATATCGCCGCAGGTGGACGCGTTGTTCTTTCTCTTCCCGGCGTCGTTCGCGCAGGCGCGATGTCAATTCGCTGGTCGATCCAGAACGCAGTTGAGGTTCGCTCGACCAGCCTATCGCGCGCTTCGATCTCAGCGCTCGCCATCGTGCTGCTCGCCTTTCTTGGTCTAGGCGCTCTCTCGACCGTTTTCTTCAAGGCCAGCGGAAGTGCACCGAGCGCCATTGCGCCGCCTGCCGCCGAGCTTGTGCCCAAGCTGGGCATGAACAGACCTGATGATCGGCGAGCTCAGGCCGCAGCCGAAGTGCTGAAACAGGAAGTTGATAAGGCCGGCCTGCTCGATATCAGGGTCGGTTCTGGGCCGGGTTTTGTGAGCGCTGAGGGAACAGTAACGCCCGCAGCGGTTACGAAATGGCAGGAGCTCCAGCAATGGTTTGATGGTCGTACAAACGGTGCGGTGGCACTGGTGAACGGAGTCGTGGTCAAGGAGGACAAGCAGCCATCCGCAATCGCTGTCGAAGCTGTTTGGCACGGAACCGAGCCCTATCTCCTTATCGGTGGACAGAAGTATTTCGTCGGCGCTCTGTTGGCCGACGGATGGGCGGTCAATCGAATCGAGGAGGGGCGTGTGCTGCTAAGCCGCAATGGCCGTTTTGCTGCCATCCCCTATTAGACTTTCCGGACTCGAAGGAAGGATAAGGAGAGCGTCATGTCAAAGCTGTCCCACTACGATGTCGGGCCTGGCAGTGTTTCGCAGCGGCCAAACGAGGACCATCATGCGCCGGTCATCGGGCCGACCATTTTCCAACCCAACAAGATTGACATCGACAGTGCTTGCACTGGTGGTGAGAAGGAGCCGGCGTCGATCTGGCGCGAGCTGAACGCATCGTATAAACCGCCGGATGTAGCAATAAAAGCCATAGGGGAGGCCAAAGATATTGATGCAGTCGGGCGCGTCAGTCTCAACGAGATACGCACTCGCAATTACGAGATCGAGCCGCCCGCGGTGGCGGCGTCGCTCTATGGGCGCGGTATCGCGCATGATCTGCTCTCCTTCGTCACGCCAAGGCTGCGTCATCCGGACATGCTGCGGGCAGAGCGGTATGGCATTCTTTTGGAACGTCTCGCCCATAAGCTGGCGGCCGCGCCTGCGGATTCGATGGCGCACGAAGGTGTCGTCGTCCTGCAGCAGGGACTGCTGTGGTTGGCGCTGCTTCGGCAAAACCGGAACAGCTTGATCGAAGTCTAATAATGTCCAACTCCGATGGAGCTCAACGGACGACAGATGTTTCCAAATCCGATAACGTCTCGCTGAGTGCCGGACAGGAACGCGATTTGCTTTGTGCCCTTTCCTATCTGTATCTTGCATGTGGGCAGAGCGCAGAATGCCTGGCTCTCTTGCGGCTCATCGTCCGCGACGACTCTCAAGATGTCGATCTGCTGCGGATTCTCGCCTACGCCCTCATCTCGGAAGGCCTCGGCGATGAAGCGCTGCCGATCCTGGATAGGCTGGACGCACTTGATGATGAATCGTCTTCGCGCGCCTCTTTGATGCTCTTGCGTAGCCATGCGCTGCGGCGGGCCGGCCTCATAGACGAGGCACGCGCGGTTTTCCAAAACTATGTTTCGTTGCGTGACAGCAACGGCCCTATCAACCAACGATCGGAAGGTCCCCATGGCCAGCGTCCTGCGTAACATCATTGCGGGCGCGTCGGCCAGCTCCGATTTGATGGTTGCGTTGGCACTGCTTCTGACGGTCAGCATGATGATCATGCCGATCCCGATAGTGGCGATCGATACGCTTATCGGCTTCAATCTGGGTTTCGCCATATTGCTGCTGATGGTTGCTCTCTATATCAGCACCCCGCTTGATTTCTCGTCCTTGCCGGGCGTCATCCTGATTTCCACGGTATTCCGCCTGGCGCTCACCATCTCGACGACGCGGCTGATCTTGGCTGAGGGGGATGCCGGCAGCATCATTCACACGTTCGGTGATTTCGTCATATCGGGAAACATCGTCGTCGGCATTGTCATATTTTTAGTCGTGACCATGGTGCAGTTCATCGTCGTCGCCAAGGGCGCTGAGCGCGTGGCGGAGGTGGCGGCGCGCTTCACGCTCGATGCTCTGCCAGGCAAGCAGATGGGGATCGATGCGGAGCTGCGCAACGGCCATATCGATCAGAACGAAGCCCGCAGCCGGCGCGCTACATTGGAGAAAGAAAGCCAGCTTTATGGGGCTATGGATGGCGCCATGAAGTTCGTAAAGGGCGATGCCATCGCAGGCTTGGTGGTCATCTGCATCAACATGCTGGGCGGGATCACCATCGGCCTGCTCTCCAAGGGCATGTCTTTCGAGGCGGC
This region of Bradyrhizobium sp. CCGUVB1N3 genomic DNA includes:
- a CDS encoding M48 family metallopeptidase, with amino-acid sequence MSNSDGAQRTTDVSKSDNVSLSAGQERDLLCALSYLYLACGQSAECLALLRLIVRDDSQDVDLLRILAYALISEGLGDEALPILDRLDALDDESSSRASLMLLRSHALRRAGLIDEARAVFQNYVSLRDSNGPINQRSEGPHGQRPA
- a CDS encoding HrpF/NolX family T3SS translocon protein, coding for MPEDPLDHLPAQVKAAIEAMERGEPLPSSSGTSATAEPADLPTAPVPSSRITWNGGTLTIAELQIVAVLNRHKDQCPLSWDSLADKANDPSTPPDLKEAINGLRRDPELFYAIGSQGDGRCGGKIKDKDLSEFSDSHSQVATFQEQQAHSYEQNYIPSDGTGNGQPSVMTLSDALRELYKYSDYLPKNLSLDDFKGIVDGNAQSGKCPPQVIAAAQYFLDHPDNWKQLYGGAIDKVHKEDFLQVASSSMNLSQSELDTLGTINKNQDAFFGGGVLTREKLASMVGDKTLDPKVRQAASQLLSDPVLFGLLNNSITGYKTHHKFFDFGGGHTVDSGNISSNDFTHFYSNMSAANHTVQQTKTHLPKTVADQSAVADMMAGVADQPDIKSHKKNGGALMHALDGVAKVGSKVLDWTATAVGLLGFIPGLGELADAASMVIECESQAANLLHTAISGGNMKQALEEAGLNVAAQAVGCISGPEVKFAMREGLMKTVMEGAATTGIDLTVSQAQSYADNYLDDLKTRLETEPA